In one Umezawaea sp. Da 62-37 genomic region, the following are encoded:
- a CDS encoding TNT domain-containing protein, which translates to MTSTQPRLTPEDQNAVLGSVTTLLIHRLPGDWSQLFLDFRALGSLVDAQVSVLNIYGQSVEWTLPDEALPFFLELRSGMYREGMGTWFSARFHLAHPNAYSIEYNRAEEPRWTHRPAEEYFQEDLELFPRDEAEIPDWVRTAGKAADHGLYEAPVFDGSDEQGRPIAPRPAVHPQDREDVLKYLEGAPVVLAARGFGEDLLQPGAEPDVPLTFHTDGTWVWSGAVPHYLRKHHVNPVPQLVRHIHDNAYAVPPVEEEARQAATRIATGAAESLPLPEYRPREIADHDRASLEQLRARLEHFGVPPAEYGIVEPRMDALVIEPAPGTDSGWQVQFWDENRGPTGRPAVFPNAAAAAKTMLGTLLWSPELDAARARPAAAPPVPPPAPAQAQAPAQPVPVADIQPMPDEPPLSLLRDRLPVVLPPGAEVDRFGDENGNLVFAARTMFGNRSLPPDWLNRRYHVYRAQRPIPAVGGIAVPWFGQPGGGTGYFLVTSVRDLLADGSLVEVAEATTIPPVPQG; encoded by the coding sequence ATGACGTCCACGCAGCCACGGCTGACCCCCGAGGACCAGAACGCGGTGCTCGGCTCGGTCACCACCCTGCTCATCCACCGCCTGCCCGGCGACTGGAGCCAGCTGTTCCTGGACTTCCGGGCGCTCGGCAGCCTCGTCGACGCCCAGGTGTCGGTCCTCAACATCTACGGCCAGTCCGTCGAGTGGACGTTGCCGGACGAGGCGCTGCCGTTCTTCCTCGAACTGCGCTCGGGCATGTACCGGGAGGGGATGGGCACCTGGTTCTCGGCGCGCTTCCACCTGGCGCACCCGAACGCGTACTCGATCGAGTACAACCGCGCCGAGGAACCCCGGTGGACGCACCGGCCCGCCGAGGAGTACTTCCAGGAGGACCTGGAGCTCTTCCCGCGCGACGAGGCCGAGATCCCGGACTGGGTCCGGACCGCGGGCAAGGCGGCGGACCACGGCCTGTACGAGGCCCCGGTGTTCGACGGCAGCGACGAGCAGGGCAGGCCCATCGCCCCGCGCCCCGCCGTGCACCCGCAGGACCGCGAGGACGTGCTGAAGTACCTGGAGGGCGCCCCCGTGGTGCTGGCCGCGCGCGGGTTCGGCGAGGACCTGCTCCAGCCCGGCGCCGAACCGGACGTGCCGCTGACCTTCCACACCGACGGCACCTGGGTGTGGTCGGGCGCGGTGCCGCACTACTTGCGCAAGCACCACGTGAACCCCGTGCCGCAGCTCGTGCGGCACATCCACGACAACGCCTACGCCGTGCCGCCGGTCGAGGAGGAGGCCCGGCAGGCCGCCACGCGGATCGCCACCGGCGCCGCCGAGTCGCTGCCGCTGCCGGAGTACCGGCCCCGCGAGATCGCCGACCACGACCGCGCGTCGCTGGAGCAGCTGCGGGCGCGGCTGGAGCACTTCGGCGTCCCCCCGGCCGAGTACGGGATCGTGGAGCCCAGGATGGACGCCCTCGTGATCGAGCCCGCGCCGGGCACCGACAGCGGGTGGCAGGTCCAGTTCTGGGACGAGAACCGCGGCCCGACCGGCAGGCCCGCGGTGTTCCCCAACGCGGCCGCCGCGGCCAAGACCATGCTCGGCACCCTGCTCTGGTCCCCGGAGCTCGACGCCGCGCGGGCCCGACCCGCCGCGGCCCCGCCCGTGCCCCCGCCCGCCCCGGCGCAGGCCCAGGCGCCCGCGCAGCCCGTGCCGGTGGCCGACATCCAGCCGATGCCGGACGAGCCGCCGCTGTCGCTGCTGCGCGACCGGTTGCCGGTCGTGCTGCCGCCGGGCGCGGAGGTCGACCGGTTCGGCGACGAGAACGGCAACCTCGTCTTCGCCGCCAGGACGATGTTCGGCAACCGCTCGCTCCCGCCGGACTGGCTCAACCGCCGCTACCACGTCTACCGCGCGCAGCGGCCGATCCCGGCGGTCGGCGGGATCGCGGTCCCGTGGTTCGGCCAACCGGGCGGCGGAACCGGGTACTTCCTGGTCACGTCGGTGCGCGACCTGCTCGCCGACGGCAGCCTGGTCGAGGTGGCCGAAGCCACGACGATCCCGCCCGTGCCGCAGGGGTAG
- a CDS encoding glycohydrolase toxin TNT-related protein (This protein contains a domain related to Tuberculosis Necrotizing Toxin, which is the C-terminal effector domain of outer membrane channel protein CpnT, and which has a lethal NAD+-glycohydrolase activity.): protein MSEPKPLNPTEQDALVKQIGLTLMRAAPEGWQHVIADYRATGRYFELSAEVRTADGGVQVWAPPQEVPALFARLRAGMHREGRGSWSNARYQLDHPASYNLDFDRTEPKWQTPPPPQAYVDEMRFFPRADENIPDWLRKWLPAGQAPAVPAPPRGFRTARVFDGAGADGRPSVNRPPVPDHERDLLLGYLDGAPVAVVGRGGFDADVLDPEAPAVVPVAFQTDGHWIWPAAVGYYLRAYGIPPETELVERARAAEFHPPEVPEDARVGAAANLGAPTAPRGTPLPKPAVPTPSPTPEPQAPEATTFLDTRAPESRYDSDATLAAPLPVLEGEPEPEARTEPEAAPEPEARTEPESSFRAEDDFFPAPGASSSAQSTADFYPESAAKSDPVFQPAVDFTPSAESASDFYNDSGTRPESSFRTEEPFFPETAASPSSPSSSEQSASDFYAEAAAKTDAGFKPTPDFFPEPVPETGSRPETRSEPESDFREQPPTVFQPKPDFDAEPDFQAPHTDAEPEPEPAEDAEPELLRADPGPEFQPADDFDAQPVFRHDPEHTFRSEPAVEESSHDHEPDPALKPEDQLVEPRPEPMPVDEPDTSDVEDTATLVDLVDLRPAAAEPEEAPEFDQRQFDAAQDGPPYRVQFDFDEPTPVRDDRYHRDSYVDGMDLFAPNRYESAGVEQETGAWSPFGSTGEPLDDALPVEPKPEPLPVEDPVVEQPALVEADPVDVVPKFEVEPDPRHADVTTRFEVDQETQFDIEPVAEQPPAEPEVPRQVTPEEERELSGVRRALDDLDVPPAAYRIGEPADRTWGLRTEGNSWVVAWHDHGPKNPSHFDRLEDAAAYLIGKLVLTGRRTPRRQPPPPQQPMPHMRPPQGQGPPPGTNGFRDDGRRPVLPQRPTEALQVAPLPRPEQPRPEPLPRVEQPRPEPLPRVEPPRPEPLPRVEQPRPEPLPAQQATRTDLPQRAEAPQRTEAQRAEAEAGGKRGWPIKPMNGEPPLTLFRHKKMIELPAGFEVDRFGEPAGNLVYAAGTPFEERSLVPSWINRAYRVYRLRRTVEVLTGVAVPWFEQPGGGTAYLFPNSVEDMVADGALIEVSHQEAKNH, encoded by the coding sequence GTGTCCGAGCCGAAGCCGTTGAACCCGACAGAGCAGGACGCTCTGGTCAAGCAGATCGGGCTGACCCTGATGCGCGCCGCCCCCGAGGGCTGGCAGCACGTCATCGCGGACTACCGCGCGACCGGTCGCTACTTCGAGTTGTCCGCCGAGGTGCGGACGGCGGACGGGGGCGTGCAGGTGTGGGCGCCCCCGCAGGAGGTGCCCGCGCTGTTCGCGCGCCTGCGCGCAGGCATGCACCGCGAAGGCCGTGGCAGCTGGTCGAACGCCCGCTACCAGCTCGACCACCCGGCCAGCTACAACCTCGACTTCGACCGCACAGAGCCCAAGTGGCAGACACCGCCGCCGCCGCAGGCCTACGTCGACGAGATGCGGTTCTTCCCGCGCGCCGACGAGAACATCCCGGACTGGCTGCGCAAGTGGCTGCCCGCCGGGCAGGCGCCCGCGGTCCCGGCGCCGCCGCGCGGTTTCCGGACCGCGCGGGTCTTCGACGGCGCGGGAGCCGACGGCCGTCCGTCGGTCAACCGCCCGCCGGTCCCCGACCACGAGCGCGACCTGCTGCTGGGCTACCTGGACGGCGCGCCGGTCGCCGTGGTCGGCCGCGGCGGTTTCGACGCCGACGTGCTCGACCCGGAGGCCCCCGCGGTCGTGCCGGTCGCCTTCCAGACCGACGGCCACTGGATCTGGCCCGCCGCGGTCGGCTACTACCTGCGCGCCTACGGCATCCCGCCGGAGACCGAGCTGGTGGAGCGCGCCCGCGCGGCCGAGTTCCACCCGCCGGAGGTGCCGGAGGACGCCCGCGTCGGCGCCGCGGCGAACCTCGGAGCCCCCACGGCTCCGCGCGGCACGCCGCTGCCGAAGCCCGCCGTGCCCACCCCGTCCCCGACGCCGGAGCCGCAGGCCCCCGAGGCCACGACGTTCCTGGACACCCGCGCCCCCGAGTCCCGCTACGACTCGGACGCGACGCTCGCCGCGCCGCTGCCCGTGCTCGAAGGCGAGCCGGAACCCGAGGCGCGCACCGAGCCGGAAGCGGCCCCGGAGCCCGAGGCCCGCACCGAACCCGAGTCCTCCTTCCGGGCCGAGGACGACTTCTTCCCGGCACCGGGCGCGTCGTCGTCGGCGCAGTCCACCGCGGACTTCTACCCGGAGTCCGCCGCCAAGTCCGACCCGGTCTTCCAGCCCGCCGTCGACTTCACGCCGTCGGCCGAATCGGCCTCGGACTTCTACAACGACTCGGGCACGCGGCCCGAGTCGTCGTTCCGGACCGAGGAGCCCTTCTTCCCGGAGACGGCCGCGTCGCCCTCTTCTCCGTCGTCTTCGGAGCAGTCGGCCTCGGACTTCTACGCCGAGGCGGCGGCCAAGACGGACGCCGGGTTCAAGCCCACCCCGGACTTCTTCCCGGAACCGGTGCCGGAAACCGGGAGCAGGCCCGAGACCAGGTCCGAGCCTGAGTCCGACTTCCGCGAGCAGCCGCCGACGGTGTTCCAGCCGAAGCCGGACTTCGACGCGGAACCGGACTTCCAGGCCCCGCACACCGACGCGGAACCCGAACCCGAGCCCGCCGAGGACGCCGAACCGGAACTGCTCCGCGCCGACCCCGGCCCGGAGTTCCAGCCCGCGGACGACTTCGACGCCCAGCCGGTGTTCCGGCACGACCCGGAGCACACCTTCCGCTCCGAGCCCGCGGTGGAGGAGTCGAGCCACGACCACGAGCCCGACCCGGCGCTCAAGCCCGAGGACCAGCTGGTCGAGCCCAGGCCCGAGCCGATGCCGGTCGACGAGCCCGACACCTCGGACGTGGAGGACACAGCGACCCTGGTCGACCTCGTCGACCTGCGTCCCGCGGCGGCCGAGCCCGAGGAGGCGCCGGAGTTCGACCAGCGGCAGTTCGACGCCGCCCAGGACGGTCCGCCCTACCGGGTGCAGTTCGACTTCGACGAACCGACGCCCGTGCGCGACGACCGGTACCACCGCGACTCCTACGTCGACGGCATGGACCTGTTCGCGCCGAACCGCTACGAGAGCGCGGGCGTCGAGCAGGAAACGGGCGCCTGGAGCCCGTTCGGCTCAACCGGGGAACCGCTCGACGACGCGCTGCCGGTGGAACCGAAACCGGAACCGCTCCCCGTCGAAGACCCGGTCGTGGAACAACCAGCGCTCGTCGAGGCGGACCCCGTCGACGTCGTGCCGAAGTTCGAGGTCGAGCCAGACCCGAGGCACGCCGACGTCACCACCCGCTTCGAGGTGGACCAGGAAACCCAGTTCGACATCGAGCCGGTCGCGGAGCAGCCGCCCGCCGAGCCCGAGGTGCCGCGGCAGGTCACGCCGGAGGAGGAACGCGAGCTGTCCGGCGTCCGCCGGGCTCTCGACGACCTCGACGTGCCGCCCGCCGCGTACCGCATCGGTGAGCCCGCGGACCGCACGTGGGGCCTGCGCACCGAGGGCAACAGTTGGGTCGTCGCCTGGCACGACCACGGCCCGAAGAACCCGTCGCACTTCGACCGGCTCGAGGACGCGGCCGCCTACCTGATCGGCAAACTGGTCCTCACCGGCCGCCGCACCCCGCGCAGGCAGCCCCCGCCGCCCCAGCAGCCCATGCCGCACATGCGCCCCCCTCAGGGCCAGGGCCCACCCCCCGGCACCAACGGCTTCCGCGACGACGGCCGCCGCCCGGTCCTGCCACAACGCCCGACCGAGGCGCTCCAGGTCGCCCCGCTCCCGCGCCCGGAACAACCACGCCCGGAACCACTCCCCAGGGTCGAACAGCCACGCCCGGAACCCCTGCCCCGAGTGGAACCCCCCAGGCCCGAACCACTCCCCAGGGTCGAACAACCCCGACCCGAACCCCTGCCCGCCCAGCAAGCCACCCGCACCGACCTCCCACAACGCGCAGAGGCCCCGCAACGCACCGAGGCCCAACGCGCCGAGGCCGAAGCGGGCGGCAAGCGCGGCTGGCCGATCAAGCCGATGAACGGCGAGCCCCCGCTCACCCTCTTCCGGCACAAGAAGATGATCGAACTACCCGCCGGTTTCGAGGTCGACCGCTTCGGCGAACCAGCGGGCAACCTCGTCTACGCCGCAGGCACCCCCTTCGAAGAACGCTCCCTCGTCCCCTCCTGGATCAACCGCGCCTACCGCGTCTACCGCCTGCGCCGCACAGTCGAAGTGCTGACCGGCGTAGCCGTCCCCTGGTTCGAACAACCAGGCGGCGGCACCGCCTACCTGTTCCCGAACTCCGTAGAGGACATGGTCGCCGACGGCGCCCTCATCGAGGTCTCCCACCAGGAAGCGAAGAACCACTAG